Proteins encoded in a region of the Halodesulfovibrio marinisediminis DSM 17456 genome:
- the metK gene encoding methionine adenosyltransferase has product MINNKGKYLFTSESVTEGHPDKVADAISDAILDAIMAQDPECRVACETLVTTGMAVIAGEISTTGYADFPSIVRDTIREIGYTSSDMGFDADTCAVLSSIDKQSPDIAQGVDQTTPEEQGAGDQGMMFGYACNETPTLMPAPIYWSHKLSERLTAARKNNDLDFLRPDGKTEVSFEYIDGKPTRIDTVVISAQHNDGVSQSDIVDGIREEVIKKTLPEELIDSATRIFINTTGRFVIGGPMGDCGLTGRKIIQDTYGGMGHHGGGAFSGKDPSKVDRSAAYMGRYIAKNVVAAGLAPTCEVQIAYVIGVAEPVSVLATSFGTSEIPDEILTKAVKEVFDLRPYGISKTLDLKRPIYKKSACYGHFGRELPEFAWEATDAVEALRTAAKI; this is encoded by the coding sequence ATGATCAACAACAAAGGTAAATACCTCTTTACCTCTGAGTCTGTGACTGAAGGCCACCCTGATAAAGTTGCTGACGCAATTTCTGATGCTATTCTTGACGCTATCATGGCTCAGGACCCTGAATGTCGTGTTGCTTGTGAAACTCTCGTTACCACCGGTATGGCTGTAATTGCTGGCGAAATCAGCACCACTGGCTACGCAGACTTCCCTTCCATCGTTCGCGACACTATCCGCGAAATCGGCTACACAAGCTCTGACATGGGCTTTGACGCTGATACCTGTGCAGTTCTCTCCTCTATTGATAAACAGTCTCCAGACATCGCACAGGGTGTTGACCAGACAACTCCAGAAGAGCAGGGCGCAGGTGACCAGGGCATGATGTTTGGTTACGCATGTAACGAAACTCCTACCCTTATGCCAGCTCCTATCTACTGGTCCCATAAACTTTCCGAGCGTCTCACCGCTGCCCGTAAAAACAACGACCTCGACTTCCTCCGCCCTGACGGCAAGACTGAAGTTTCTTTTGAATACATCGACGGCAAACCAACCCGTATCGACACTGTTGTTATTTCCGCCCAGCACAACGACGGCGTATCTCAGTCCGATATCGTTGATGGTATCCGCGAAGAAGTTATCAAAAAGACTCTTCCTGAAGAGCTCATCGACAGCGCTACTCGTATCTTCATCAACACCACTGGTCGTTTCGTAATCGGCGGCCCTATGGGTGACTGCGGTCTTACCGGTCGTAAAATCATTCAGGATACCTACGGCGGCATGGGTCACCACGGCGGTGGCGCATTCTCCGGTAAAGACCCTTCCAAAGTGGACCGTTCTGCTGCTTACATGGGTCGTTACATCGCTAAAAACGTTGTTGCTGCTGGCCTCGCACCAACTTGTGAAGTTCAGATTGCATACGTTATCGGCGTTGCTGAACCTGTATCCGTTCTGGCTACTTCTTTCGGTACTTCTGAAATTCCAGATGAAATCCTCACTAAAGCTGTTAAGGAAGTATTTGACCTTCGCCCTTACGGCATCTCCAAGACTCTTGACCTCAAACGTCCTATCTACAAAAAGTCAGCATGCTACGGCCACTTTGGTCGTGAACTTCCTGAATTCGCTTGGGAAGCAACCGACGCGGTTGAAGCACTTCGCACTGCTGCGAAAATCTAG
- the panC gene encoding pantoate--beta-alanine ligase yields the protein MQIITSPAELQKICLQWRCEGVKVGLVPTMGYFHEGHKNLMKIAREKSDKLIVSLFVNPTQFGANEDLDAYPSDHEGDANDARALGADILFIPKKGSMYAEDHATWVEVPQLAKGLCSVTRPTHFRGVSTVVTKLLILTLPEYAVFGEKDWQQLAIIRRLTRDLNLPTTIINGPLIREEDGLAMSSRNAYLTQEERAQAKHLNAGIQAGAEAFKQGERDVEKLKAVIRSYWKEHLPLGKEDYLEFIDPDSIEPVTTITDKARCAVAVYVGKARLLDNWPFYL from the coding sequence ATGCAAATAATCACATCACCTGCTGAACTACAAAAAATTTGTCTCCAATGGCGCTGTGAAGGCGTCAAGGTTGGTCTTGTTCCAACCATGGGCTACTTCCACGAAGGCCATAAAAACCTTATGAAAATTGCCCGTGAGAAGTCTGACAAGCTAATTGTCAGTCTCTTTGTAAACCCTACACAGTTCGGAGCTAACGAAGACCTTGATGCTTACCCGAGCGATCACGAAGGCGATGCAAACGACGCCCGTGCATTGGGTGCAGATATTCTTTTTATCCCTAAAAAGGGAAGCATGTATGCTGAAGATCATGCAACCTGGGTAGAGGTTCCACAGCTTGCCAAGGGACTGTGTTCTGTTACCCGTCCTACACACTTCAGGGGCGTATCAACCGTAGTTACAAAACTGCTGATACTCACCCTGCCGGAATATGCTGTGTTCGGCGAAAAAGATTGGCAACAGCTTGCAATTATCCGCCGTCTCACACGCGACTTGAACCTTCCGACCACCATTATTAATGGTCCGCTCATTCGTGAAGAAGACGGCCTTGCCATGAGCTCCCGAAACGCATACCTCACACAGGAGGAACGGGCACAAGCCAAGCATCTTAATGCTGGTATCCAAGCCGGCGCTGAGGCTTTTAAACAAGGTGAACGTGATGTTGAAAAGCTTAAGGCTGTCATCCGTAGCTACTGGAAAGAGCACCTGCCACTAGGAAAAGAAGATTATTTAGAATTTATTGATCCGGATTCGATTGAACCGGTCACAACAATTACCGATAAAGCACGGTGTGCCGTAGCCGTGTATGTTGGAAAAGCAAGACTGTTAGACAACTGGCCATTCTACCTGTAA
- a CDS encoding DUF502 domain-containing protein encodes MTATPEKRTPWQKIKHFLRGNLIAGFLFLAPIVVTVFILRTLLRWADNAWKWVPDPMRLPEHIGIPETGTGIILVFIILLTTGLLVRNYVGKAIARAIEKAILKLPGINRFYAATNQLFISVFKSPAKEFKQVVLIEYPRPGLYALAFVTGVAVGEIQRKTKENVLNIFVPTTPNPTSGFYLMVPVEDTIKLDLSVEDAFKILISGGILNPESPELKDNKNLITNTSSE; translated from the coding sequence ATGACTGCAACGCCGGAAAAACGAACACCTTGGCAGAAAATAAAACACTTTTTACGTGGTAACCTTATTGCCGGTTTTCTTTTTCTTGCGCCTATAGTCGTAACAGTCTTCATCCTGCGAACCCTGCTACGATGGGCAGATAACGCATGGAAATGGGTTCCGGACCCCATGAGACTTCCTGAACATATAGGAATTCCCGAAACCGGAACCGGCATCATACTTGTGTTTATCATTTTGCTGACTACCGGCTTACTGGTCCGCAACTATGTGGGTAAAGCTATCGCACGAGCTATTGAAAAGGCGATCCTTAAGTTACCGGGAATAAACCGGTTTTATGCTGCTACAAATCAACTTTTCATTAGCGTCTTTAAAAGTCCTGCAAAAGAGTTTAAGCAAGTTGTTCTTATTGAATACCCACGCCCGGGCTTGTATGCCCTAGCGTTTGTTACCGGTGTCGCTGTCGGTGAGATTCAACGGAAGACAAAGGAAAATGTGCTGAACATCTTTGTTCCCACAACACCAAACCCTACTTCCGGTTTTTATCTAATGGTTCCTGTAGAGGACACTATCAAACTTGATCTCTCCGTCGAAGACGCTTTTAAAATTCTCATCTCAGGCGGCATACTTAATCCTGAATCGCCAGAGTTGAAAGATAACAAAAATTTAATCACAAACACATCATCTGAATAG